A window of Dehalococcoidia bacterium contains these coding sequences:
- a CDS encoding UvrD-helicase domain-containing protein, producing the protein MNNLPLTADHASRRRISENLQEGLFVEAGAGTGKTTEMVSRIVNLIRQGVTTIDRLAAITFTEMAAAELRDRVRRGLEEYALSPGACEEEKKRCREAAADMDGASIQTLHSFAASLLRERPLEAGLPPNFRIAEPIEADIRFEDKWQSWLHGELLTGDTALELLRLIKLGLKTGHLRAAAIALQSNYDRIGQPFDIHPAPPRRAVAKVVESLPLMQKLCSLCLDESDNLYQHMQGVLSLGAALSSMQPSDDYALMALARGGKLKQSRGDRKKWGNLPSGENACSELKALLGDLEEARQAEIESVKQAGLAVLLEKLRLAVLAYADERRAGGVAEFHDLLVWARDTLRDNASVRKHFQHKYSRILIDEFQDTDPIQAEIAFYLTSGPAEGGRDLAESDWKKLSPLPGRLFVVGDPKQSIYRFRRADIATVDTVRGLMAAGSAPLTHNFRSQHTIIAWVNHVFQRWMVGREGVQPPYMNLEHAQMPPESQLERCVKYIGGYVENERAAVRRREAQEVALLLQHIRTGGWQVRGTDGALRDAEFRDVCILMPSRTGLAALERQLSEARVPYRIESESFILGTQDVKELLNCLRAIDSPADQVALVGALRSSAFACSDEDLLLWVEGGGRLDYIDPGRGEGIVRDALATLQSFHVGRGWLQADRLIENFIEDRRLSQSAYGRSRPREKLRRLQAMVDLARAYARVEGSSLRGFLDWMDRRAEEGSRMEEAPVPEADEDAVRIMTVHAAKGLEFPIVIMLGLDDRPSARFSSVIFDRSGGCEVRLGSGAGEFKTAGYDGLKDIEREAEEAERVRLKYVAATRARDHLVLSLYHSSEKTDAAAILGHCEGAADLWGEIDLSGVTPFRPDAEAVADEKDDGKPELDRWKERRALVLAQSSRPAAVAVTDLVKMSKEEAEGGEVYYRTGRGGSSLGRAVHSVLQSIDLSTGAGMQDFSRAQAAAEGIAGRWQEVAKMAGNGLQSDIVRRAVASGNYHREVFISAAVDGRLLEGIMDIIFEEEDGLVIADYKTDAIDKEDELLEKRDIYELQAGLYALMAQEATGRPVKQVVLLFLRTKKEIAPGDIDRLIAEARTRVAGVK; encoded by the coding sequence ATGAACAACCTGCCGCTTACGGCCGACCATGCTTCCCGCCGCAGGATATCTGAAAACCTGCAGGAAGGGCTCTTCGTCGAGGCCGGCGCCGGCACGGGGAAAACCACCGAGATGGTTTCACGCATCGTCAACCTGATCAGGCAGGGCGTGACCACCATCGACCGCCTGGCCGCCATCACCTTTACCGAGATGGCGGCCGCCGAGCTGCGCGACCGTGTCAGGCGCGGCCTGGAGGAGTATGCCCTCTCACCCGGCGCCTGCGAAGAGGAGAAAAAGCGCTGTCGGGAGGCGGCCGCCGATATGGACGGCGCCAGTATCCAGACCTTGCACAGCTTCGCCGCCTCTCTGCTGCGCGAGCGCCCGCTGGAGGCGGGGCTGCCGCCCAACTTCCGCATCGCGGAGCCCATCGAGGCCGACATACGTTTCGAGGATAAATGGCAATCGTGGCTGCACGGTGAATTGCTGACCGGTGATACCGCCCTCGAGCTGCTCAGATTGATCAAACTGGGATTGAAAACAGGCCACCTGCGCGCCGCCGCAATAGCGCTGCAAAGCAACTACGACCGCATCGGCCAACCCTTCGACATTCACCCGGCGCCGCCGCGCCGGGCGGTGGCGAAAGTGGTCGAATCCCTTCCGCTGATGCAGAAACTGTGCAGCCTCTGCCTGGACGAATCGGACAACCTCTATCAGCATATGCAGGGTGTCCTCAGCCTGGGCGCCGCGCTTTCCTCCATGCAGCCGTCCGATGATTACGCCCTGATGGCGCTGGCCAGGGGCGGCAAGCTCAAACAAAGCAGGGGCGACAGAAAGAAATGGGGCAACCTGCCGTCCGGCGAGAACGCCTGCAGCGAGCTTAAGGCCCTGCTGGGCGATCTGGAGGAGGCCCGGCAGGCCGAGATCGAATCCGTCAAACAGGCCGGGCTGGCCGTCCTGCTCGAAAAGCTGCGCCTGGCGGTGCTCGCCTACGCTGACGAGCGGCGCGCGGGCGGCGTGGCCGAGTTTCACGACCTGCTGGTGTGGGCGCGCGATACGCTGCGCGATAATGCGTCCGTCAGAAAGCACTTCCAGCATAAATACAGCCGGATACTGATCGACGAATTCCAGGACACCGACCCTATCCAGGCCGAGATAGCCTTTTACCTGACATCCGGGCCTGCTGAAGGCGGCCGCGACCTGGCCGAGAGCGACTGGAAAAAGCTCAGCCCGCTCCCGGGCAGGCTCTTTGTTGTGGGAGATCCCAAGCAATCCATCTACCGCTTCCGCCGGGCCGATATCGCCACGGTGGACACGGTGCGCGGACTGATGGCGGCCGGCAGCGCGCCGCTGACGCACAACTTCCGGTCGCAGCACACCATCATAGCCTGGGTCAACCATGTTTTCCAGAGGTGGATGGTCGGCCGGGAGGGCGTGCAGCCGCCCTACATGAATCTGGAGCACGCTCAGATGCCGCCGGAATCGCAGCTGGAGCGCTGCGTGAAATATATCGGAGGCTACGTTGAAAACGAACGGGCTGCTGTTAGGCGCCGGGAGGCACAGGAGGTGGCGCTGCTCCTGCAGCATATCCGGACGGGGGGCTGGCAGGTCAGGGGGACGGACGGCGCGCTGCGGGACGCTGAATTCCGGGACGTCTGCATCCTGATGCCGTCGCGCACCGGCCTGGCGGCGCTTGAGCGCCAGCTTTCAGAGGCGAGGGTCCCCTACCGCATCGAGAGCGAGTCATTCATACTGGGCACGCAGGACGTAAAGGAACTGCTCAATTGCCTGCGGGCCATCGACTCGCCCGCCGACCAGGTTGCGCTGGTGGGCGCCCTGCGCTCATCGGCCTTCGCCTGCAGCGATGAGGACCTGCTGCTGTGGGTGGAGGGCGGCGGCAGGCTCGATTATATCGATCCCGGCCGGGGAGAGGGTATCGTAAGGGATGCCCTGGCGACGCTGCAGAGTTTTCACGTCGGGCGCGGCTGGCTGCAGGCCGACCGGCTGATCGAGAATTTTATCGAGGACAGGCGCTTATCGCAGTCCGCCTACGGGCGGTCCAGGCCGCGAGAGAAGCTGCGCCGCCTTCAGGCCATGGTCGACCTGGCGCGGGCCTATGCCAGGGTGGAGGGCAGTTCGCTGCGGGGATTTTTGGACTGGATGGACCGTCGTGCGGAGGAGGGGTCGCGCATGGAGGAGGCGCCCGTGCCGGAGGCGGACGAGGACGCAGTGCGCATCATGACCGTCCACGCCGCCAAGGGGCTGGAGTTCCCCATCGTGATTATGCTCGGCCTGGACGACCGCCCCAGCGCCCGTTTCTCCAGCGTGATCTTCGACAGGTCCGGAGGCTGCGAGGTCCGCCTGGGCAGCGGCGCCGGCGAGTTCAAGACGGCAGGCTATGACGGGCTCAAGGACATCGAGAGAGAGGCTGAGGAAGCCGAGCGTGTGAGGCTCAAATATGTTGCCGCCACGCGCGCGCGCGACCACCTCGTGCTCAGCCTTTATCACTCGTCAGAAAAGACCGATGCGGCCGCAATTCTGGGGCACTGCGAGGGCGCTGCGGACCTATGGGGGGAGATCGACCTTTCCGGCGTGACGCCTTTTCGCCCGGACGCCGAAGCCGTTGCCGATGAAAAGGATGATGGTAAGCCCGAACTGGATAGATGGAAGGAACGGCGCGCGCTCGTACTGGCGCAATCATCCAGGCCGGCGGCCGTAGCTGTAACCGACCTGGTGAAGATGTCCAAGGAGGAGGCCGAGGGCGGGGAGGTCTATTACCGCACCGGGCGGGGAGGCAGCAGCCTTGGCCGGGCCGTGCACAGCGTGCTGCAGAGCATCGACCTGTCCACCGGCGCGGGCATGCAGGATTTCAGCAGGGCGCAAGCTGCCGCGGAGGGCATCGCCGGCCGCTGGCAGGAGGTGGCCAAAATGGCCGGTAACGGCCTGCAATCGGACATCGTAAGGCGCGCTGTGGCATCCGGCAATTACCACCGCGAGGTCTTCATCAGCGCAGCGGTCGACGGCAGGCTGCTGGAAGGGATCATGGACATTATCTTCGAGGAGGAGGACGGTCTGGTCATCGCCGATTATAAGACCGATGCCATCGATAAAGAGGATGAGCTGTTGGAGAAGAGGGATATCTACGAACTGCAGGCGGGCCTTTACGCCCTGATGGCGCAGGAGGCAACGGGCAGGCCGGTCAAGCAGGTGGTGCTGCTGTTCCTGAGGACAAAAAAAGAAATAGCTCCGGGGGATATCGATCGACTTATCGCGGAGGCGAGGACAAGGGTGGCCGGCGTCAAATAA
- a CDS encoding uroporphyrinogen decarboxylase family protein: protein MEENLITRTNRIETVISPGIPDRVPTVPLIAQFALRYQGVPQSDGYRNPQTTIKALADTFDALGGWDGQLAANLIWVNSSWKISAAPMPMRVPGKQAGEHEALQAVEMEIFTREDYETIINRGWNGFLAEFLPRATGRPLEKIDATQKKLLKIYMEHVDIWRDKGVPVMSGATTCDPTMILSLSRTLNQFTLDLYRQPDKMQAVMDAMVDDLIRNVLDDTAATGLKYVFFPLERGSGSFYPLRIFERFGFPYIKKMADAFAAAGLISILHFDTDWTLNLPYLKDLPRGKCICELDSTTDIFKAKEILKGHMCIMGDVPASLLALGTEEEVVNYCSKLCEVVGRDGGFIMSTGCECPIDAKFENVKAMLETARSHTYAGHCNDVSA from the coding sequence GTGGAAGAAAACCTGATAACAAGGACCAACCGCATTGAGACCGTCATATCACCGGGGATCCCGGACAGGGTACCGACGGTCCCTCTGATCGCCCAGTTTGCCCTCAGATATCAGGGTGTACCGCAAAGCGATGGATACAGGAACCCGCAGACCACTATCAAGGCCCTGGCGGATACGTTCGATGCCCTGGGCGGCTGGGATGGGCAGCTTGCCGCTAACCTCATATGGGTGAATTCGAGCTGGAAGATCTCGGCGGCGCCCATGCCGATGCGGGTGCCGGGCAAACAGGCGGGGGAGCATGAAGCCCTGCAGGCTGTTGAGATGGAGATATTCACCCGGGAGGACTATGAGACCATAATCAATCGCGGCTGGAACGGATTTTTGGCCGAGTTCCTGCCGAGGGCAACGGGACGTCCCCTGGAGAAAATCGATGCCACCCAGAAGAAGCTGCTTAAAATATACATGGAGCATGTCGATATATGGCGTGACAAAGGCGTGCCGGTGATGTCGGGCGCAACCACCTGCGATCCCACCATGATCCTCTCGCTGTCCAGGACGCTCAACCAGTTCACGCTGGACCTCTACAGGCAGCCGGACAAGATGCAGGCGGTGATGGACGCCATGGTGGATGACCTGATCCGGAACGTGCTGGACGACACCGCCGCCACGGGCCTGAAGTACGTGTTCTTTCCACTGGAGCGTGGATCGGGCAGTTTCTATCCGCTCAGGATATTTGAAAGGTTCGGCTTCCCCTACATCAAAAAGATGGCCGATGCTTTCGCAGCCGCCGGGCTGATCAGCATCCTTCATTTCGACACCGATTGGACGCTCAATCTCCCCTATCTTAAAGACCTGCCGCGGGGCAAATGCATCTGCGAGCTGGACAGCACGACCGATATCTTCAAGGCCAAGGAGATATTGAAAGGCCACATGTGCATCATGGGCGATGTGCCGGCATCTCTGCTCGCGCTCGGCACGGAAGAGGAAGTGGTCAATTATTGCAGTAAGTTATGCGAAGTCGTGGGCAGGGACGGCGGCTTTATTATGAGCACGGGCTGCGAGTGCCCCATCGACGCAAAATTCGAAAATGTGAAAGCGATGCTGGAAACCGCCCGCAGTCATACCTATGCCGGTCATTGTAACGATGTAAGCGCGTGA
- a CDS encoding dual specificity protein phosphatase family protein, with translation MAEYGFGPAAKGEKLVFGSQRPGNPGKFIHRDVVDDWITFIKEQGIRRVVCLLPEQELKYYPVEGGLLGLYAEAFKPDNVLWAPTPDMQLPTGEALRHIMYFLYNSMERGEKTVVHCSAGQGRTGLVLAAWLIFHDRVSERKAIRMVEEQNRNPKEAVRRGKVTEDEMMALLAVAREMNTPS, from the coding sequence ATGGCTGAGTATGGATTCGGGCCGGCTGCGAAGGGCGAAAAACTGGTCTTCGGCTCGCAGCGGCCGGGGAACCCCGGCAAGTTCATCCACCGGGACGTGGTGGACGACTGGATTACTTTCATTAAAGAGCAGGGCATCCGGCGCGTCGTCTGCCTGCTGCCCGAACAAGAGCTCAAATACTATCCGGTGGAAGGGGGACTGCTGGGCCTTTACGCGGAGGCCTTCAAGCCGGACAACGTGCTGTGGGCGCCCACTCCCGATATGCAGCTTCCCACCGGCGAGGCGCTCCGCCACATAATGTATTTTCTTTACAACTCGATGGAGAGGGGCGAGAAGACGGTGGTGCATTGCTCGGCCGGCCAGGGCAGGACCGGCCTGGTGCTGGCCGCCTGGCTGATCTTCCATGACCGCGTGTCCGAACGCAAGGCAATCCGCATGGTGGAGGAGCAGAACCGCAATCCAAAGGAAGCCGTGCGCCGCGGCAAGGTCACGGAAGATGAGATGATGGCGCTGCTGGCCGTGGCCAGGGAAATGAACACACCTTCCTGA
- a CDS encoding YIP1 family protein yields the protein MASGPLFQRMLRAAKLESQLYEEVESDSTATGQALLVVVLVSVCSGIGSGISAAMKGSETVSGFFIGLATGIIGSLIAWFVFSLLCFWLGTSIFKGPNTKSSLGELLRVLGFAYSPGVLNIFSFIPFIGPIIPFVTWIWTIIAAVIAVRQACDFTTGRSIGTVIVAAIIPIIIIVLLGVLIGGAIAAVSS from the coding sequence ATGGCATCAGGACCATTATTCCAGAGAATGTTGCGCGCAGCCAAACTGGAATCGCAGCTTTACGAGGAGGTTGAGTCCGATTCCACCGCGACCGGTCAGGCGTTGCTGGTGGTCGTGCTGGTCAGCGTCTGCTCGGGCATCGGATCAGGCATCTCCGCCGCCATGAAGGGAAGCGAGACCGTGTCCGGCTTCTTCATCGGGCTGGCCACCGGCATTATCGGATCGCTGATAGCCTGGTTCGTCTTCTCACTTCTCTGCTTCTGGCTGGGCACATCCATCTTCAAGGGGCCCAACACCAAGTCCTCACTGGGAGAACTGCTGCGGGTACTGGGCTTTGCTTACTCGCCGGGCGTGCTCAACATATTCAGCTTCATTCCGTTCATCGGCCCCATTATCCCCTTCGTGACCTGGATATGGACGATCATAGCTGCCGTGATAGCGGTCAGGCAGGCCTGCGACTTCACCACCGGCAGGTCTATCGGCACGGTCATCGTGGCCGCCATCATACCCATCATCATCATCGTGCTGCTGGGTGTGCTGATCGGCGGAGCGATCGCGGCGGTCAGCTCGTAA
- a CDS encoding MBL fold metallo-hydrolase, giving the protein MQKFEIIKQGKAGGEGVIMKYRTRRGTDIYCLGAPLFYESGGDWSLGPSWCYVVTGEKTTLIDTGQFDKFDMLTDLLGQAGFAVKDIKRVIISHGHEDHDGNLPEMLADGGAELWAHFAFENMAAYHEDINDGAAHPDFPGSCRTCLMPDKFNIACRPYHRKRSNIKVTHRISEGEPSPDNRFRFLLTPGHSPDSLCAIFEDEVVFSGDTLLASITPHPSLVLEYYCNRRILPEGYGNDNSAYGLMAYIRSLDKLQKQCAHTELLLPGHRLYERGEPHYLKPAERAAEILRFHVERCGNILKILDGRVLDLDQISIELFEPRLRKGFGKYLSHREVMSHLELLAMHGDIAWAGGGPEFKSRSTGNDNYKKFFQQFI; this is encoded by the coding sequence TTGCAGAAATTCGAGATTATAAAGCAGGGCAAAGCCGGCGGCGAGGGCGTCATCATGAAATACCGCACGCGCCGCGGTACCGATATCTACTGCCTGGGCGCGCCGCTGTTCTATGAATCGGGCGGGGACTGGAGCCTCGGCCCGAGCTGGTGCTACGTGGTGACCGGCGAAAAGACGACTCTCATCGATACAGGCCAGTTCGACAAATTCGACATGCTGACCGATCTGCTCGGCCAGGCCGGTTTCGCTGTAAAGGATATTAAACGCGTCATCATCTCTCACGGACATGAGGACCACGACGGCAACCTGCCCGAGATGTTGGCCGACGGCGGCGCTGAGCTGTGGGCGCATTTCGCTTTTGAAAACATGGCGGCCTACCATGAGGATATAAACGACGGCGCCGCCCATCCGGATTTTCCCGGGTCCTGCCGCACCTGCCTGATGCCGGATAAGTTCAATATTGCCTGCCGCCCCTATCACCGCAAGCGCAGCAACATAAAGGTCACACATCGTATCAGCGAAGGGGAGCCCTCGCCCGACAACCGTTTCCGCTTCCTGCTCACGCCGGGTCATTCGCCTGACTCCCTCTGCGCCATCTTCGAGGATGAGGTGGTCTTCAGCGGCGACACCCTGCTGGCGTCCATCACACCGCATCCCTCACTCGTACTGGAGTATTACTGCAACAGGCGTATACTGCCCGAGGGCTACGGCAATGATAACAGCGCTTACGGTTTAATGGCCTATATACGGTCGCTGGATAAGTTGCAGAAGCAGTGCGCGCATACCGAGCTGCTCCTGCCCGGCCACCGGCTGTACGAAAGGGGCGAGCCCCACTATTTGAAGCCGGCCGAACGCGCCGCCGAGATACTGCGTTTCCACGTCGAGCGCTGCGGCAACATCCTGAAGATACTGGATGGCCGCGTCCTCGATCTCGATCAGATATCCATCGAGCTTTTCGAGCCTCGCCTGCGCAAAGGCTTCGGCAAATATCTGTCGCATCGCGAGGTCATGAGCCACCTGGAGCTGCTGGCCATGCACGGCGATATCGCCTGGGCCGGCGGCGGCCCCGAGTTCAAATCCCGCTCAACCGGCAATGATAATTATAAAAAGTTCTTTCAGCAGTTTATTTGA
- a CDS encoding LytS/YhcK type 5TM receptor domain-containing protein → MELSIWGIVLNLLEQACLVIVVFYLLFQIRFFRRMLEGKPNLLDQLILAVIFGALAVYGTYSGVQTSGAIANIRNLGPMIAGFLGGPWAGLGAGLIGGVHRYFMGGFTAVPCALGTIASGLIAGIIYALLKGKIGVWKPTLYAFLMECADMGLLLVMAQPFDKALNLVSIIAVPMILADTAGVAVFAFMLSKLKSVR, encoded by the coding sequence ATGGAGCTCTCAATCTGGGGTATCGTTCTCAACCTGCTGGAACAGGCCTGTCTCGTTATAGTCGTTTTTTACCTGCTGTTCCAGATCAGGTTCTTCCGGCGCATGCTGGAGGGAAAGCCCAATCTGCTCGACCAGCTTATACTGGCCGTAATCTTCGGTGCACTGGCCGTCTACGGCACCTACAGCGGCGTGCAGACGTCCGGAGCCATCGCAAACATCCGTAATCTCGGCCCGATGATCGCCGGATTCCTGGGCGGCCCCTGGGCCGGCCTGGGCGCGGGACTGATCGGCGGCGTCCACCGTTACTTCATGGGCGGCTTCACCGCCGTGCCCTGCGCGCTGGGGACCATAGCCAGCGGTCTGATTGCCGGCATAATCTATGCGCTGCTCAAAGGCAAAATCGGCGTCTGGAAACCGACCCTCTATGCGTTCCTGATGGAATGTGCGGACATGGGCCTGCTGCTGGTGATGGCCCAGCCCTTCGACAAAGCCCTGAACCTTGTGTCCATCATAGCCGTGCCCATGATTCTGGCCGATACCGCCGGTGTGGCGGTTTTCGCTTTCATGCTGAGCAAACTTAAGTCGGTCCGCTGA
- a CDS encoding putative quinol monooxygenase: MIVITATMRAKEGQGDEMAKAIQSFAPKFLKDPGCIDYSVHRRADNRDIFFFYEKYEDNEALTFHSSAPHFKDMFRAIKPFLEGQAEIAMYEKI, translated from the coding sequence ATGATCGTAATAACCGCAACTATGCGCGCCAAGGAAGGCCAGGGAGACGAGATGGCAAAGGCCATCCAGAGTTTCGCGCCCAAATTCCTCAAGGACCCGGGCTGCATCGACTACAGCGTCCACAGGCGCGCCGACAACCGCGATATCTTCTTTTTCTACGAGAAGTATGAAGACAACGAGGCGCTGACCTTCCACTCGTCAGCGCCCCATTTCAAGGACATGTTCAGGGCGATCAAGCCTTTCCTGGAAGGGCAGGCCGAGATCGCCATGTACGAGAAAATATAA
- a CDS encoding DUF5684 domain-containing protein, which produces MYQAPNDGWMMALWIIIGIACYIYVAVCLQTIARKTNTPNGWLAWIPIANIYLMCMIAGKAWWWLLLCLIPYVNIIFLVILWWKISEARGKPGWWGLLFIVPVVNLVIIGVIAFSD; this is translated from the coding sequence ATGTACCAAGCACCTAACGATGGTTGGATGATGGCTTTATGGATCATCATCGGCATCGCATGCTACATTTATGTGGCTGTCTGCCTGCAGACGATAGCCAGGAAAACCAATACGCCCAACGGCTGGCTGGCCTGGATACCCATCGCCAATATATATCTGATGTGCATGATCGCGGGCAAGGCCTGGTGGTGGCTGCTGCTCTGCCTGATCCCCTATGTCAATATCATCTTCCTGGTCATCCTGTGGTGGAAGATCTCCGAGGCCAGGGGCAAGCCGGGCTGGTGGGGCCTGCTCTTCATTGTGCCTGTTGTGAACCTGGTTATCATCGGCGTCATAGCTTTTTCCGATTAA